The Candidatus Saccharibacteria bacterium sequence TAAGTGCCACGGGCGTTGGGTCAACACCATTAAGTATGCCCGTATAGACACTCGCAAAGTCGGCGAGAATACACCCCCATAGCATTTGATGAAGTGGTGTATCACCCCTCAATGCGATCTTGTGTGATTTAGGACGCATACCGCTAAGAAGTCTATCGCTCACCTCAAAACGCTTTTGAACACGCTGGTGTTCGAAGTTACTCATAAGATCAAACACCGCAAAGGGCTTTTCGATCGGGTGTGACGACCATCCTAAAAATTCATTGTGGTTAAACTCTGGAAGCTCATTCCAAAACGCCATGTTTTTTGCGCTTTCGTTCCAGCTGATTTTCCATTTATACGCAATCGGCGCCATAAGGCTGCCACTATAAAATACTGGCGTTTTGCCAATGCTCATAAGCGCAAGCTGTTTAGCTAAGTTCTTGTCGGTTGACGTGCTTGGCACCCAATTCTTTGTTTCGGCTTCTAACCAATCTGCTGTGTCGGCAATTTCGCCAAAGCGATCGTAGTTAACGACGCCAAAATGCGCCAAGATAGCTACCAGCCCTCGCAATTGAAAAATCATCGCCATACGGGGTTGGATTCCTGACGGCACCGCAACGTGCACAACAGAATTACTCTGAGCATCGGCAAGCAATTTTCCATCCGATGTAAGAATGCCTAGTTGCGCAAACCGGCCGCGTGCACTGGCAAGACCCGTGAGTGTCTCTTCAGTATTTCCCGAGTAGCTCGAGGCAATAACAAGTGTATTGTAGTCGACATATCCCGGTAAATCGTACGAGCGCACGATTTCAAATGGAACAGTTAGCTCACTCGCAAGCCAAGACTTCACCAAAAGTGCGGCCAGTGCCGAGCCGCCCATTCCTACAATCACTACTTTCGTGATATCGCGTCCATCATGATCTGGGCTTTCAACTTTTACGGCGTAGCGCGCCTGTTCAAACTGCTTTCCCGCAACAGCCAAAGCTCCGCTTGGGTCGCGTTGTCTTAATACATTATTATCGTCTAGCATAGATGCCCCTTTATTTAACTCACTTGCCGTGTCTACTGTTACTATGATACAGTATTTAGTAAAGAAGCATAAGTATTAATATCAGAGGTGGGCATGGATATTCAACCAACAAATCAACAACCGATCAGCGACGATCAAGAATTGGCCAAGGTACTTGCCGGTGTTAACCAGCAGGCAGAAGAAGCCGCAGCAACGCCAGTAACAAGCGACGTTCCAGCCGAACCGCTCGCCACCCCTGCACCAGCAGTTGACGAGCCAGAGCCAGCAATGGCAATGCCAACCATGCCCGATCCTGTCATGGCGCAACCCGCTATGCCGACTATGCCTGCAATGAGCGGTGATCTTGAGTCAATCAAAAAGGATGCACTTAGCGAGCTTCGACCTCTTGTTGACAAACTAAATGTTGCACCAGAAGAAAAGTTTGACACTTACCTTCTTCTTCTCCGTTCGACAGATGACCAAGCGCTTATTGGCCCTGCTCACGAAGCAGCACGTAACATTACCGACGAAGCTCGCCGCGCCCAGGCACTTCTCGATATAATCAAAGAGATCGACTATCTCTCAAACCCACAGCAACCAACCGCGTAATTCTCTCCAATACTAAAAGAAGCTCCATATCGGAGCTTCTTTTAGTATTGGGGGTTTACATCCCCATTCCAGGCATACCCATGCCGCCACCAGCTGGAGCCTCTGGCTCTGGAATATCCACCACTAACGCGCCCATGGTCGCTGCTGTCGAGGCAATAGATACTGCGTTTTGCACGGCCTCTTTCGTAACACGAGCTGGGTCGATAACACCGTCTTTTTTAACGTCGATCAAACCCTTTTCAGGTGTATTCACGTTGATACCAAAGCCAACCTTGCCCGCCTCTACCTGCGCCAGTAGCGCTTCGCTGTTCAAACCTGCATTTGCCATGATCTGAAGGAATGGCTGACGCAGTGCGTTTTTCAGAA is a genomic window containing:
- a CDS encoding bifunctional phosphoglucose/phosphomannose isomerase, encoding MLDDNNVLRQRDPSGALAVAGKQFEQARYAVKVESPDHDGRDITKVVIVGMGGSALAALLVKSWLASELTVPFEIVRSYDLPGYVDYNTLVIASSYSGNTEETLTGLASARGRFAQLGILTSDGKLLADAQSNSVVHVAVPSGIQPRMAMIFQLRGLVAILAHFGVVNYDRFGEIADTADWLEAETKNWVPSTSTDKNLAKQLALMSIGKTPVFYSGSLMAPIAYKWKISWNESAKNMAFWNELPEFNHNEFLGWSSHPIEKPFAVFDLMSNFEHQRVQKRFEVSDRLLSGMRPKSHKIALRGDTPLHQMLWGCILADFASVYTGILNGVDPTPVALIEKLKKELG